From the Lathyrus oleraceus cultivar Zhongwan6 chromosome 4, CAAS_Psat_ZW6_1.0, whole genome shotgun sequence genome, one window contains:
- the LOC127075470 gene encoding heat shock 22 kDa protein, mitochondrial: MASSLALKRFLSSGLLSSSFLRPVASSASRSFNTNAMRQYDQHSDDRNVDVYRHSFPRTRRDDLLLSNVFDPFSPPRSLSQVLNMVDLLTDNPVLSAASRRGWDARETEDALFLRLDMPGLGKEDVKISVEQNTLTIKGEEGAKESEEKEKSGRRFSSRIDLPEKLYKIDVIKAEMKNGVLKVTVPKMKEEERNNVINVKVD; this comes from the exons ATGGCTTCCTCACTTGCACTCAAGCGATTCCTCTCTTCCGGCCTTCTTTCAAGCTCTTTTCTTCGCCCCGTCGCCTCTTCCGCTTCCCGCTCTTTCAACACCAACGCCATGCGCCAGTACGATCAACACTCCGATGACCGTAACGTTGATGTTTATCGTCACTCCTTCCCTCGCACTCGCCGCGATGATCTTCTTCTCTCAA ATGTGTTCGATCCGTTTTCTCCCCCACGGAGCTTAAGTCAAGTCCTAAACATGGTGGATTTACTGACGGACAATCCGGTCCTTTCTGCTGCTTCGCGACGCGGATGGGATGCGAGAGAGACAGAGGATGCTCTGTTTCTCCGTTTGGATATGCCTGGACTCGGTAAAGAAGACGTGAAGATCTCTGTGGAACAGAACACTCTTACCATTAAAGGTGAAGAAGGTGCTAAAGAAAGCGAGGAAAAGGAGAAAAGTGGTCGTCGATTCTCGAGCAGAATTGATTTACCTGAAAAGCTTTACAAGATTGATGTGATTAAAGCTGAGATGAAAAACGGCGTGCTCAAGGTTACTGTGCCTAAAATGAAGGAAGAAGAAAGGAACAATGTCATTAACGTCAAGGTTGATTAG
- the LOC127075470 gene encoding heat shock 22 kDa protein, mitochondrial isoform X1, with amino-acid sequence MASSLALKRFLSSGLLSSSFLRPVASSASRSFNTNAMRQYDQHSDDRNVDVYRHSFPRTRRDDLLLSSNVFDPFSPPRSLSQVLNMVDLLTDNPVLSAASRRGWDARETEDALFLRLDMPGLGKEDVKISVEQNTLTIKGEEGAKESEEKEKSGRRFSSRIDLPEKLYKIDVIKAEMKNGVLKVTVPKMKEEERNNVINVKVD; translated from the exons ATGGCTTCCTCACTTGCACTCAAGCGATTCCTCTCTTCCGGCCTTCTTTCAAGCTCTTTTCTTCGCCCCGTCGCCTCTTCCGCTTCCCGCTCTTTCAACACCAACGCCATGCGCCAGTACGATCAACACTCCGATGACCGTAACGTTGATGTTTATCGTCACTCCTTCCCTCGCACTCGCCGCGATGATCTTCTTCTCTCAAGTA ATGTGTTCGATCCGTTTTCTCCCCCACGGAGCTTAAGTCAAGTCCTAAACATGGTGGATTTACTGACGGACAATCCGGTCCTTTCTGCTGCTTCGCGACGCGGATGGGATGCGAGAGAGACAGAGGATGCTCTGTTTCTCCGTTTGGATATGCCTGGACTCGGTAAAGAAGACGTGAAGATCTCTGTGGAACAGAACACTCTTACCATTAAAGGTGAAGAAGGTGCTAAAGAAAGCGAGGAAAAGGAGAAAAGTGGTCGTCGATTCTCGAGCAGAATTGATTTACCTGAAAAGCTTTACAAGATTGATGTGATTAAAGCTGAGATGAAAAACGGCGTGCTCAAGGTTACTGTGCCTAAAATGAAGGAAGAAGAAAGGAACAATGTCATTAACGTCAAGGTTGATTAG